The following proteins are co-located in the Pseudoalteromonas sp. N1230-9 genome:
- a CDS encoding TatD family hydrolase, with translation MIVDSHCHLDRLDFDKLDLNLDQVLENARAKKVEHFLCVSVTLDQFPSMLDKIKNYPDVSASCGVHPLDQKDALDKQTLINLASHDKVVAIGETGLDYYYSKDTHIVQQESFVGHIEVANELNKPLIIHTRDAREDTINLMRSHNAEKCGGVLHCFTENWDMAKKAIDMGFYISISGIVTFKNAVELKDVVKQIPLDRLLIETDSPYLAPVPYRGKTNQPAYVEDVAYYISELKGLSFNELAEATTNNFYSLFKQAKRA, from the coding sequence ATGATTGTAGATTCACATTGTCATTTAGACCGCCTTGATTTCGATAAACTCGACCTTAATTTAGACCAAGTGTTAGAAAATGCACGGGCGAAAAAAGTTGAGCATTTTCTTTGTGTTAGCGTTACATTAGATCAGTTTCCAAGCATGTTGGATAAAATCAAAAATTACCCTGATGTATCAGCATCTTGTGGGGTACACCCGCTAGATCAAAAGGATGCGCTTGATAAGCAAACACTGATCAACCTTGCCAGTCACGACAAAGTGGTTGCGATTGGCGAAACAGGGCTTGATTATTACTACTCAAAAGATACACATATTGTTCAACAAGAAAGTTTTGTTGGCCACATTGAAGTTGCTAATGAGCTTAATAAACCGCTTATTATTCATACCCGAGATGCTCGAGAAGACACCATCAACTTAATGCGTTCACACAACGCAGAGAAATGCGGGGGGGTATTACACTGCTTTACCGAAAATTGGGATATGGCCAAAAAAGCCATTGATATGGGCTTTTATATTTCAATTTCAGGTATTGTTACGTTTAAAAATGCAGTTGAGTTAAAAGATGTTGTTAAGCAAATTCCGCTTGACCGTTTATTAATAGAAACAGATTCTCCTTATTTGGCGCCTGTCCCATATCGTGGTAAAACAAATCAACCTGCCTACGTTGAAGATGTTGCTTATTATATTTCTGAACTGAAGGGGCTTAGTTTCAACGAGTTAGCCGAAGCAACAACCAATAACTTTTACTCGTTGTTTAAGCAAGCTAAAAGGGCATAA
- the mltG gene encoding endolytic transglycosylase MltG, which yields MIKVIVSVLLLALLCCGIGYQQLQSALKMPLKVEDNTLFKVERGTGFNQLCQAWQTNHWVDSCFKFQVLAKLDPTLTDLKAGLYELDTSAVIDNIRRINQGAQVSFSFTIIEGQPLRDVVANIQKQAYLTQDLDTENLATQISNTQENLEGWLFPDTYHYHSEDSASGLLKRAYSKMQQELDTAWQNRAQDLVLNSPYEALILASIIEKETGLASERPMISAVFTNRLKSNMRLQTDPTVIYGIGANFDGDIKRKDLTTYTPYNTYKIKGLPPTPIAMPSRAALLAAVNPPESEYVYFVSKGDGSHQFSKTLQEHNRAVQQYQLNK from the coding sequence GTGATTAAAGTCATTGTTAGCGTGCTATTATTAGCATTGCTATGTTGTGGTATTGGTTATCAACAACTTCAATCAGCATTGAAAATGCCGTTAAAAGTTGAAGACAATACTTTATTCAAAGTAGAGCGTGGCACTGGCTTTAATCAGCTTTGCCAAGCATGGCAAACAAATCACTGGGTTGATAGCTGCTTTAAGTTTCAAGTACTCGCTAAATTAGATCCTACGCTTACTGATTTAAAAGCGGGTCTTTATGAACTGGATACAAGCGCTGTTATTGATAATATTCGCCGCATCAATCAAGGCGCACAAGTAAGCTTTAGCTTCACCATTATTGAAGGTCAGCCACTTCGTGACGTCGTTGCCAATATCCAAAAGCAAGCCTATTTAACCCAAGATTTAGATACAGAAAATTTAGCGACGCAGATAAGTAACACACAAGAAAATTTAGAAGGCTGGTTATTTCCTGACACCTATCATTACCATAGTGAAGATAGCGCCAGCGGCTTATTAAAACGTGCATACAGTAAAATGCAGCAAGAATTAGATACAGCGTGGCAAAATCGAGCGCAAGATTTAGTATTAAATTCGCCCTATGAAGCGTTGATTCTTGCTTCTATTATTGAAAAAGAAACAGGCCTTGCAAGCGAGCGACCCATGATTTCAGCGGTGTTTACTAATCGTTTGAAAAGCAATATGCGACTGCAAACTGATCCAACCGTGATTTATGGTATAGGTGCTAATTTCGACGGAGATATTAAGCGCAAAGATCTAACTACTTACACGCCGTATAATACATACAAAATTAAAGGACTACCGCCAACACCGATTGCAATGCCATCTCGAGCAGCTTTGCTTGCAGCGGTCAACCCACCTGAGTCTGAGTATGTATATTTTGTATCGAAAGGGGATGGTAGCCATCAATTTTCGAAGACATTACAAGAGCATAACCGTGCTGTGCAGCAGTACCAGTTGAACAAATAA
- a CDS encoding PilZ domain-containing protein, whose protein sequence is MQELLVDIEDLDELYRCYMPYLKNGGLFVRTNMRFEMGHSLALKVTLPDALEDDVITGKVTWITPQGAQSSNPPGIGVSFIDDKTNLNAKIEKLLGTMLNSGNPTYTM, encoded by the coding sequence GTGCAAGAATTACTAGTAGATATTGAAGACTTAGACGAGCTATATCGCTGTTATATGCCTTACTTAAAAAACGGTGGTTTATTTGTTCGCACGAATATGCGTTTTGAAATGGGGCATTCATTAGCATTAAAAGTAACATTACCTGATGCACTTGAAGATGATGTAATTACAGGTAAGGTTACATGGATTACACCTCAAGGGGCTCAGAGCTCTAATCCACCAGGTATCGGTGTAAGCTTTATTGATGATAAAACCAATTTGAATGCTAAAATCGAAAAACTACTTGGGACTATGTTAAACTCAGGCAATCCGACCTATACCATGTAA
- the plsX gene encoding phosphate acyltransferase PlsX, which produces MLTNLTIALDMMGGDYGPRSSIPAAVNAVNANTNLRLILCGNQQVILKELEALDSLSHPRLIIRHCSEVVTNACEPASAVRSKKDSSMRVALDLVKSGEAQACVSSGNTGALFFMAHYVLKMLPGVKRPALISAVPTERKTPVYLLDLGANVHCDAQTLYQFGIMGSVVAGQALDCENPRVSLLNIGSEDIKGHEGIKQAAQLMQQCKYLNYTGYSEGSDIFSGKADVIVCEGFVGNVALKTCEGIAKLIMHKLTKALHKHFLYKSLAFLLRPVIKKLYKRVNPDQYNGASLVGLRGIVVKSHGNASAKAFHAAIDEAAREVERQLPEKIAAIFEQTHPTTK; this is translated from the coding sequence ATGCTGACCAATCTAACCATAGCGTTAGATATGATGGGGGGCGATTATGGCCCCCGTTCATCTATCCCCGCTGCCGTTAACGCGGTAAATGCTAATACCAACTTAAGACTCATCTTATGTGGTAATCAGCAAGTTATTTTAAAAGAACTCGAAGCACTCGATTCGTTATCTCATCCTCGTTTAATTATTCGCCATTGTAGCGAAGTTGTCACAAATGCGTGTGAGCCTGCTTCAGCGGTTCGTTCTAAAAAAGATTCATCAATGCGAGTTGCCCTCGATTTAGTTAAATCGGGTGAAGCGCAAGCCTGTGTAAGCTCCGGTAATACGGGCGCGTTGTTTTTTATGGCGCATTACGTATTAAAAATGCTGCCAGGTGTAAAACGTCCTGCCCTTATTTCTGCTGTTCCAACTGAACGGAAAACACCTGTTTACTTACTTGATTTAGGGGCGAATGTGCATTGTGATGCGCAAACACTTTATCAATTTGGCATTATGGGTTCTGTGGTAGCAGGGCAGGCCCTTGATTGCGAAAACCCAAGAGTCAGTTTATTAAATATTGGCTCTGAAGACATCAAAGGGCATGAAGGAATAAAACAAGCTGCACAATTAATGCAGCAGTGTAAATATCTCAACTATACAGGGTATAGCGAAGGCAGTGATATTTTCAGTGGCAAAGCCGATGTAATTGTGTGCGAAGGATTTGTAGGTAATGTGGCACTTAAAACCTGTGAAGGTATTGCCAAGCTTATTATGCATAAACTCACCAAAGCCTTACACAAACATTTCTTATACAAAAGTTTGGCTTTTTTACTGCGCCCAGTAATAAAAAAGCTCTACAAACGGGTGAACCCCGACCAGTATAACGGCGCAAGTCTGGTAGGATTGCGCGGTATTGTTGTTAAAAGCCATGGTAATGCCTCTGCGAAGGCGTTTCATGCTGCTATTGATGAAGCCGCGCGGGAAGTCGAACGCCAACTCCCTGAAAAAATCGCTGCGATTTTTGAGCAAACACATCCAACAACAAAGTAG
- the fabG gene encoding 3-oxoacyl-ACP reductase FabG, with the protein MTNLFSLEGKVVLITGASRGIGKAIAETLVAQGAKVAGTATSESGAAKISEYLGDNGKGYALNVTEPESIEATLAAIKADLGDIDVLVNNAGITRDNLLMRMKDGEWDDIIDTNLSSIFRLSKAVLRPMMKKKNGRIINIGSVVGTMGNAGQANYAAAKAGVIGFTKSLAREVASRGITVNVVAPGFIQTDMTDELTEEQKAATLANVPAGRLGQPDEIAAAVCYLASDAAAYVSGETLHVNGAMYMV; encoded by the coding sequence ATGACAAATTTATTTTCTCTTGAGGGCAAAGTTGTCCTTATCACTGGGGCAAGTCGTGGTATTGGTAAAGCGATTGCAGAGACGTTAGTTGCACAAGGTGCAAAAGTAGCCGGTACTGCAACAAGCGAATCAGGTGCTGCTAAAATCAGTGAATACCTAGGTGACAACGGTAAAGGTTATGCCCTTAACGTTACAGAACCTGAGTCGATTGAGGCAACACTTGCTGCTATCAAGGCTGATTTAGGTGATATTGACGTATTAGTTAACAATGCTGGTATCACTCGCGATAACTTGTTAATGCGTATGAAAGACGGTGAGTGGGATGACATCATCGATACTAACCTAAGCTCAATTTTCCGTTTATCTAAGGCTGTTTTACGCCCTATGATGAAAAAGAAAAACGGCCGTATCATTAATATCGGTTCTGTCGTGGGCACGATGGGTAATGCGGGTCAAGCTAACTATGCTGCAGCGAAAGCGGGTGTAATTGGTTTTACTAAGTCATTAGCGCGAGAAGTTGCATCACGTGGTATTACAGTAAACGTTGTTGCACCCGGTTTTATTCAAACCGATATGACTGACGAGCTGACTGAAGAGCAAAAAGCAGCTACGCTTGCAAATGTACCTGCAGGTCGCCTTGGCCAACCTGACGAAATCGCAGCAGCAGTGTGTTATTTAGCGTCAGATGCAGCGGCGTATGTATCAGGTGAAACATTGCATGTAAATGGTGCGATGTATATGGTTTAA
- the pabC gene encoding aminodeoxychorismate lyase, producing the protein MSKLKQTIKITNSDSTISTQDRGLNYGDGFFTTASIVDACIEHWDLHKARLVECAERLFFPELDLNEIEQVVNKAICDTRSGILKVVVTRGAGGRGYGLPDEPTVQVLISVLPQVSHYKNWQEQGVSLAISDIRLSHQPLLAGLKTLNRLEQVLIKHHMHSIECDDVIVLDYDDNVIECSAANLFAIKDGQIVSPKLDCCGITGVYLSALCDKLAIKFKAIQVDEFLAMDAVFMCNSLMGVVPVANIADTQFDITYSKALLKAQFAKESQ; encoded by the coding sequence ATGAGCAAATTAAAACAGACAATAAAAATAACCAATTCAGATTCCACAATAAGCACCCAAGATCGTGGTTTAAATTATGGTGATGGCTTTTTTACAACAGCTTCTATTGTTGATGCTTGCATTGAGCATTGGGACTTACATAAAGCGCGTTTAGTTGAATGCGCTGAGCGATTATTTTTCCCTGAATTAGATTTAAACGAAATAGAGCAAGTAGTTAACAAAGCGATTTGCGATACACGCAGTGGCATATTAAAAGTTGTCGTGACCCGTGGCGCAGGTGGACGGGGTTATGGTTTACCTGACGAGCCAACTGTCCAAGTGCTGATCAGCGTATTACCTCAGGTTTCACATTATAAAAATTGGCAAGAGCAGGGTGTAAGCCTTGCAATCAGTGATATCAGGCTTTCACATCAACCTTTACTTGCTGGACTAAAAACCTTGAATCGCTTAGAGCAGGTGCTTATCAAACATCACATGCACTCTATCGAGTGTGATGACGTTATAGTGCTTGATTATGATGACAATGTGATTGAGTGCTCTGCAGCAAATCTATTTGCGATTAAAGACGGTCAAATCGTTTCCCCCAAGTTAGACTGCTGTGGCATCACAGGGGTTTATCTAAGCGCTTTATGTGATAAGTTAGCCATTAAGTTTAAAGCAATCCAAGTTGATGAGTTTTTAGCGATGGATGCAGTGTTTATGTGTAACAGTTTAATGGGCGTGGTTCCTGTAGCAAACATTGCTGATACACAGTTTGATATTACGTACAGTAAAGCATTATTAAAGGCGCAATTTGCCAAGGAGAGTCAGTGA
- the fabD gene encoding ACP S-malonyltransferase: protein MAHKIALVFPGQGSQTVGMLSELLADSQIAKATFAEASEALGYDLAALVLNGPEEELNQTHRTQPALLTASVAIYRQWLDANPDAEVVMAGHSLGEYSALVCAGVVSLSEAVKLVENRGLYMQEAVPAGVGSMAAIIGLGDDEIKAACEASANGEVVSPVNYNSPGQVVIAGHKAAVERASEACKEAGAKRALPLAVSVPSHCELMKPAAEKLAADLAALTFNTPKCDVINNVDVKAAQSSEAIKDALVRQLYSPVRWTETVQALVAQGITQSYEFGPGKVLTGLAKRIDKAMVCAAVNTQAAIDEAK from the coding sequence ATGGCACATAAAATTGCACTCGTATTCCCAGGTCAAGGCTCACAAACTGTGGGTATGTTATCTGAACTATTAGCTGATTCACAAATTGCTAAAGCAACATTTGCTGAAGCATCTGAGGCTCTTGGCTATGATCTCGCTGCGCTTGTACTAAATGGTCCAGAAGAAGAATTAAATCAAACCCATCGTACACAACCAGCACTTTTAACTGCTAGTGTTGCTATTTACCGTCAATGGTTAGATGCAAACCCTGATGCTGAGGTTGTTATGGCTGGTCACAGCTTAGGCGAGTATTCAGCATTAGTTTGTGCTGGCGTTGTAAGCTTAAGCGAAGCCGTTAAACTCGTTGAAAATCGTGGTTTATACATGCAAGAAGCAGTACCTGCGGGTGTTGGTTCTATGGCTGCAATCATCGGCTTAGGTGACGACGAAATTAAAGCAGCGTGTGAAGCATCAGCAAATGGTGAAGTTGTTTCACCAGTTAACTACAACTCACCAGGTCAGGTTGTTATTGCAGGGCATAAAGCCGCGGTTGAACGTGCATCAGAAGCATGTAAAGAAGCAGGTGCTAAACGCGCTTTACCACTGGCAGTAAGTGTACCTTCTCACTGTGAACTAATGAAACCAGCCGCTGAGAAATTAGCTGCTGATTTAGCTGCTTTAACATTTAATACACCTAAGTGTGATGTCATCAACAACGTTGATGTAAAAGCTGCGCAGTCAAGCGAGGCAATTAAAGATGCATTAGTACGTCAACTTTACAGCCCAGTACGCTGGACTGAGACAGTACAGGCATTAGTTGCACAAGGTATTACACAAAGTTATGAGTTTGGCCCAGGTAAAGTACTTACGGGTCTTGCGAAACGAATTGATAAAGCAATGGTATGCGCTGCGGTTAATACGCAAGCTGCTATTGATGAAGCGAAATAA
- a CDS encoding DNA polymerase III subunit, whose amino-acid sequence MPLPWLESLYQQLAHSFSQQRFHHAQLFNGDKGVGKQHLVDSLADGLLCASPVQLRACGHCKSCQLNQAGTHPDKRIVRVDGQTIGVDEIRDITHFINHSAAQNGNKVVVLEQCHKMTTAAANALLKTLEEPSLNRYLLLTCEQTALLPATILSRCAVHEVKVDSSITTQWLASLSIPNYSWLALFASQPLLVEQWHKEHQLGSVDLLYKFATEIKDSHNFSTLVDILNKDHSLVNVFALFLTEHLKTQLVLGMDFFSYQKAQTALSEFLYNSSHVLGLNMSLAISQLALTLRESQN is encoded by the coding sequence ATGCCTTTGCCATGGCTTGAAAGTCTTTATCAGCAATTAGCCCATAGCTTTTCGCAGCAGCGTTTTCATCATGCACAGCTGTTTAATGGTGATAAAGGGGTGGGTAAACAACATTTAGTCGATTCACTCGCCGATGGTCTGCTATGTGCTTCACCTGTGCAATTAAGAGCGTGTGGTCATTGTAAAAGTTGTCAGCTTAATCAAGCAGGAACGCATCCAGATAAGCGAATTGTGAGAGTTGATGGACAAACAATTGGTGTTGATGAAATTCGCGATATCACTCACTTTATTAATCATTCCGCGGCACAAAATGGCAACAAAGTAGTTGTTCTTGAACAATGTCATAAAATGACCACTGCGGCAGCGAATGCCTTATTAAAAACACTTGAAGAGCCAAGCTTAAACCGTTATTTGCTTTTAACCTGTGAGCAAACAGCTTTATTGCCCGCGACTATTCTAAGTCGCTGTGCTGTGCATGAAGTCAAAGTTGATAGTTCAATTACGACACAATGGTTAGCCTCTTTAAGTATTCCTAATTACTCTTGGTTAGCATTATTTGCTAGTCAACCGCTTTTAGTGGAGCAGTGGCATAAAGAGCATCAGTTAGGCTCTGTTGACTTACTTTATAAATTTGCAACTGAGATAAAAGACAGCCATAATTTCAGCACGTTAGTCGATATATTAAATAAAGATCATAGTCTTGTTAATGTATTTGCTCTGTTTTTAACTGAACACCTTAAAACGCAATTAGTATTAGGTATGGACTTTTTTAGCTATCAAAAAGCACAAACTGCACTTTCTGAGTTTCTTTACAATAGTTCTCATGTGCTTGGCTTAAATATGTCACTTGCCATTTCACAATTAGCGTTGACTTTACGTGAGAGCCAAAATTAG
- the fabF gene encoding beta-ketoacyl-ACP synthase II, whose product MAKRRVVVTGLGMLTPLGNDVESTWQGLLNGKSGIQTITHFDTSSFGTKFAGLLNDFDASAYMSPKDAKKMDLFIQYGIAAGVQALQDSGLEITEENATRVGVAVGSGIGGLTLIEENHIKLLNSGPRKLSPFYVPSTIINMISGHLSIMHGLRGPNISIVTACTTGLHNIGHAARMIAYGDADAMVAGGAEKASTPIGMGGFNAARALSTRNDDPQAASRPWDKDRDGFVLADGAGVIVLEEYEHAKARGAKIYAELVGFGMSGDAYHMTSPPEDGAGAALAMENALNDAKVNADQVGYINAHGTSTNAGDKAETSAVKTIFGDAAKDVMVSSSKSMMGHLLGAAGSVESIITILSLVDQKVSPTINLDNPDEGCDLDYVPHTARDAKLDYALCNSFGFGGTNGSLLFKKV is encoded by the coding sequence GTGGCTAAACGTCGAGTCGTCGTAACTGGCTTAGGAATGTTGACACCGCTAGGTAATGATGTTGAATCTACTTGGCAAGGTTTGTTAAACGGTAAAAGTGGTATTCAAACTATCACGCATTTCGATACCTCAAGTTTCGGCACCAAATTCGCAGGTTTGCTGAATGACTTTGATGCATCAGCTTACATGTCACCGAAAGATGCAAAGAAAATGGATTTGTTTATCCAATATGGCATTGCAGCGGGTGTACAAGCACTACAAGATTCTGGTCTAGAGATCACTGAAGAAAACGCCACTCGTGTTGGTGTAGCAGTGGGTTCTGGTATCGGTGGTTTAACTTTAATTGAAGAAAACCACATTAAACTATTAAACAGCGGCCCGCGTAAGCTTTCTCCGTTTTACGTGCCTTCGACCATTATCAATATGATCTCTGGTCATTTATCGATTATGCACGGTTTACGTGGTCCAAATATTTCAATCGTTACAGCCTGTACCACAGGCCTGCATAACATTGGTCATGCTGCGCGTATGATTGCATACGGCGATGCAGATGCAATGGTAGCCGGTGGTGCTGAAAAAGCATCGACACCAATTGGCATGGGTGGCTTTAACGCTGCACGTGCATTATCAACTCGTAACGACGATCCACAAGCAGCATCACGCCCTTGGGATAAAGACCGTGATGGTTTTGTGCTTGCTGATGGTGCAGGTGTTATCGTACTGGAAGAATATGAGCATGCTAAAGCACGTGGCGCGAAAATCTATGCTGAACTGGTCGGTTTTGGTATGAGTGGTGATGCATATCACATGACGTCTCCACCAGAGGACGGTGCTGGCGCAGCCCTTGCGATGGAAAATGCACTAAACGATGCAAAAGTTAATGCAGACCAAGTTGGCTACATTAATGCTCACGGTACATCGACTAATGCAGGTGATAAAGCCGAAACATCAGCCGTTAAAACTATTTTTGGTGATGCAGCGAAAGATGTGATGGTAAGTTCATCTAAATCAATGATGGGTCACTTGTTAGGTGCGGCAGGCTCGGTAGAGTCGATCATTACTATCTTGTCATTGGTTGATCAGAAAGTAAGCCCGACTATCAATCTTGATAACCCTGATGAAGGCTGTGATTTAGATTATGTACCGCACACTGCACGTGACGCTAAATTGGATTACGCACTATGTAATTCATTTGGTTTTGGCGGTACTAATGGCTCGTTGCTGTTTAAAAAGGTATAA
- the acpP gene encoding acyl carrier protein, which yields MSDIQERVKKIIIEQLGVKEEEVKHEASFVDDLGADSLDTVELVMALEEEFDTEIPDEEAEKITTVQAAIDYVTAHAE from the coding sequence ATGAGCGACATCCAAGAACGCGTAAAGAAAATTATCATTGAGCAACTAGGTGTTAAAGAAGAAGAAGTAAAACATGAAGCTTCTTTCGTAGATGACTTAGGTGCTGATTCACTTGATACTGTAGAACTAGTAATGGCTCTTGAAGAAGAGTTCGATACTGAGATCCCAGACGAAGAAGCTGAAAAGATCACTACAGTTCAAGCTGCAATCGATTACGTTACAGCTCACGCTGAGTAA
- a CDS encoding alkaline phosphatase D family protein has product MVSGVSNLPQLIMGPMVRRADAGRVCFQFVTTTPCQYRIEFTGVETFSNFESIQLGQNIYLNFINVMPASGEFAVDSLIYYILHDKENCLDLSAYCYERAESPAFVIPNRLDRILHGSCRNPHHPAKDSLVAADNWQNDQRQSLNAGADLLLLSGDQIYADDVAGPMLLAIEKVISLFGLFEEAELDLDLPTGFEQQLYQRHLNLPKVPWQKRSKFGVGYWLKKDEPHFSSLKAENHLIHFQEFIALYLLNFSAVTWQLIEFDAIECPALPPKYANLFKLEKEALVGFAQGLRSVERLFANVSTLMMFDDHDVTDDWNLTAGWEQAIYQHPASKRIVNNGLISYWLMQGIGNDAGDKTFELLPAFKRSFSTNLWDFKGFDKHILDFNHWHYELNTIPKVVVLDTRTHRWRNEQNFNEPSGLLDWERLTELEESLLSHDKVIIVSPAPVFGVKSIEAIQAIFNFCGQPLLVDVENWMAHEGSAKKLLDTFRREDTPKETLILSGDVHYSFCFSVQKRFGKHKNRIWQLTASGIKNEFPRKLINVLDKLDSILYAPKSPLNFFTKRWQMEVDKHKTKGEGQKYLVSDAAISLIELDSGLLKRYELIHADNRITEFDLEEQ; this is encoded by the coding sequence ATAGTGAGCGGCGTATCGAACTTACCTCAGCTAATTATGGGGCCAATGGTACGCCGTGCAGATGCAGGGCGAGTGTGCTTTCAGTTTGTTACTACCACGCCTTGCCAATACCGAATTGAGTTCACAGGTGTTGAAACCTTCTCAAACTTTGAGTCTATCCAACTTGGGCAAAACATTTATTTAAATTTTATCAATGTAATGCCTGCCAGTGGCGAATTTGCGGTTGACTCACTGATCTACTACATATTGCATGATAAAGAAAATTGCCTTGATTTGTCAGCATATTGCTATGAACGTGCGGAATCTCCTGCATTTGTGATCCCTAATAGGCTCGATAGAATTCTTCATGGCTCGTGTCGTAACCCTCATCACCCCGCAAAAGACAGTCTCGTTGCTGCAGATAATTGGCAAAATGACCAGCGTCAGTCGCTTAATGCAGGTGCTGACTTATTACTGTTATCTGGCGACCAAATATACGCGGATGACGTAGCAGGGCCCATGCTACTCGCGATTGAAAAAGTGATTAGTTTATTTGGCCTGTTTGAAGAGGCTGAGCTTGATTTAGATTTACCAACAGGGTTCGAGCAGCAACTTTACCAGCGCCATTTAAACTTACCTAAGGTGCCTTGGCAAAAACGAAGCAAATTTGGTGTTGGTTATTGGCTTAAAAAAGACGAACCGCATTTTTCAAGCTTAAAAGCTGAGAATCACTTAATTCATTTTCAAGAGTTTATAGCGCTTTATCTACTAAACTTTAGTGCGGTTACTTGGCAGTTAATTGAATTTGACGCAATCGAATGTCCTGCATTGCCCCCTAAATACGCTAATTTATTTAAACTTGAAAAAGAAGCGCTGGTTGGATTCGCACAAGGCCTGCGTAGTGTTGAAAGATTATTTGCGAATGTGTCAACATTAATGATGTTTGATGACCACGATGTCACTGATGATTGGAATTTAACAGCAGGGTGGGAGCAAGCTATCTATCAGCACCCAGCTAGTAAGCGTATTGTAAATAATGGCTTAATTAGTTACTGGCTAATGCAAGGGATTGGTAATGATGCCGGTGACAAAACATTTGAGCTTTTGCCTGCATTTAAGCGAAGTTTTTCAACTAATCTATGGGATTTTAAGGGATTCGATAAGCACATTTTAGATTTTAATCATTGGCACTACGAACTTAATACCATACCCAAAGTGGTGGTACTGGATACCCGAACTCACCGTTGGCGCAATGAGCAAAACTTCAATGAACCTTCAGGATTACTTGATTGGGAGAGGCTTACGGAATTGGAAGAAAGCTTATTATCTCACGATAAAGTGATTATTGTTTCCCCAGCCCCAGTGTTTGGTGTTAAATCAATTGAAGCAATCCAAGCGATTTTTAATTTTTGTGGTCAGCCTTTACTTGTCGATGTAGAAAATTGGATGGCCCATGAGGGCTCGGCCAAAAAGTTGTTGGATACATTCCGTCGTGAAGATACGCCAAAAGAAACCTTGATTCTTTCTGGTGATGTACATTACTCCTTTTGTTTCTCTGTGCAAAAACGCTTTGGTAAACATAAAAACCGTATTTGGCAGCTCACTGCTAGTGGCATTAAAAATGAGTTTCCTCGAAAGCTTATCAATGTGTTAGATAAACTAGATTCAATTCTCTACGCGCCAAAAAGCCCACTTAACTTTTTTACTAAGCGTTGGCAAATGGAAGTTGATAAACACAAAACGAAAGGAGAAGGCCAAAAGTACTTGGTGAGTGATGCGGCAATCAGCTTAATTGAGCTCGAC
- the tmk gene encoding dTMP kinase, whose product MTAKFIVIEGLEGAGKSTAIAVCQAYLENKQVDFMNVREPGGTPMAEELRNIVKQDHTEQVTGETELLIMYAARSQLVENVINPALEKGTWVLGDRHDLSSQAYQGGGRGIEQTKLSFLADMVLKGLKPDLTIYLDIDPVVGLARAKGRGELDRIEQEALGFFERTRARYLEIAKTDSSIKTVDANQTMPKVHAAIITVLDNFFAGLN is encoded by the coding sequence ATGACAGCGAAATTTATAGTGATTGAAGGCCTCGAAGGTGCTGGAAAATCAACGGCAATAGCCGTATGCCAAGCTTATTTAGAGAACAAACAAGTCGATTTTATGAATGTGCGTGAGCCTGGTGGCACACCAATGGCTGAAGAACTTCGCAATATTGTTAAGCAAGATCACACAGAACAAGTAACGGGTGAAACTGAGTTATTGATTATGTACGCTGCACGTTCTCAGTTAGTTGAAAATGTGATTAATCCTGCCCTTGAGAAAGGCACATGGGTTTTAGGCGATCGCCATGATCTTTCATCACAAGCCTACCAAGGCGGTGGTCGTGGCATTGAGCAAACTAAGTTATCATTTTTAGCTGATATGGTATTAAAAGGGTTAAAACCAGATTTGACCATTTATTTAGATATTGACCCTGTTGTCGGTCTTGCTCGTGCCAAAGGCCGTGGTGAACTTGACCGTATTGAACAAGAGGCGCTAGGCTTTTTTGAGCGCACTCGCGCACGCTACCTTGAAATTGCTAAAACTGACAGTAGTATCAAAACAGTGGATGCAAACCAAACAATGCCCAAGGTGCATGCGGCAATAATTACTGTACTTGACAACTTTTTTGCTGGATTAAACTAA